DNA from Raphanus sativus cultivar WK10039 unplaced genomic scaffold, ASM80110v3 Scaffold1543, whole genome shotgun sequence:
CAACTCTTGGTCAGCCATACCATAAGGTTTAAGGATAGTGTCTTCATTTGTCACTCTTAACAGTTGTCTGCTCTTCGGTTTTCGTTTCCTCTGATGCAGGAGCTTGAGCTTCCTCCTTTTTCTCTCCAGACTTGACTTCTTCTCCTGCAAATACAAAGTCATTTGGATATAACAACCATAAAAACATATCATATCAACAAAACTTAATCAAGAAAAGAAGGTTTTGAACAAGATCTCTCACCTTCATCATCACTATCTTCAAATTCTTCCATACCACCCATCCCACCAAGCCCTCCCATACCGCCCATTCCACCGAGACCTTCAAGCCCGGCCATTCCACCAAGCCCCTCGAGACCTCCCATACCGCCCATCCCACCCATACCTCCCATTCCACCAAAGTTCTACAAGCAGCAAGAACCATGTAAGTCTTTCTCAAAACTTAAGTAAACAAAAACAGAAGATAATCAACActataagataaaaaaaaaaataccgaGAAATCCATCCCGCCCATGCCACCCATTCCGCCCATATCCATATCTCCAGGacctatacaaaaaaaaaaaagagaaaaagaagaaaccaaaaatttaataatgcctagtgcagagagagagagagagtgatgtTGAATTAGATATATGGTGAAGAAGTGAGCTAACCAGTGGCGGGATCTTCATCCTCATCTACCCACTTGTCCCAATCAACTTTAACATAATGAGGAGGCTTCCCTCCACGCAATAGCTTACTCCACCATTTCGGCTCTGCTTTCTCCACGATGCAGAATATGCTTCTTAACCCAATGTTGATTTTGCTTTCCTGAATtcaccaaaaaaagaaaaaagcatgAGAAAATTATAAAGCTCAAGCTTAAGCTCATAAAGCTGGTTTTGTAAGTCTCACCTCTACATTGACCTTGTCATTAAGCTCAAGCTTAAGCTCATAAAGCTGGTTCTCTGGTCCAGCTTTGGCAGAGAAATCAAAAACACCTTCCGGGTCAAGCTTAACATTTGCATCCTTAGCATCAGGCAATAGCACGGTTAAGTAAACCTTATCCTCTCTCTCTGCCCACTTCACTTCTGGATGGTGACTGTAATAACAATATTCACATAAAAACACAATCAGATTTAAATCTAACAAGCACATATGTTTAGAGCTCAAAACAAAAGTTCATCGATCGAGGCCACATTCATAAACAATCAAAGCTAGATAAACTACCATTACAAGTTACAGACTCAACACTATAAACCCCTAGGTCCGAATCTAAACGTTCCCATTTTACTGGAACCTAGTAGAAATCGTATTATCCTCAAATCCACCGTTGATATAAAAGACATCGATTATCAAACTGTACCTCATGATTTACTGGAAGCAGGAAAGAGCTTTGAGTAAACCCTAGAAGGACGGAACGACAACGACGCgaagatatttttatttcgaTCGAGAAGTTTTCCGACTACAGATAAGACTATGTTTTATAGTACAAAGAGTGATTATCGTGTGGGTGCTAGTGTACATAAAAGTTTAGGTCTAATCATTAAACAATCCACGGCTGAGAGCTCGAAAAAGTGGTTAAAGATTAACGGTTCAGATTAACGGTGTTGTTTTGGACAGGAAAGCAGTGCGCTTTTACTTTCTTGAACCACGGATAACTTGCTTTTCTGGCCCATTATTCAACTATACTTTTACCAAACATATAGTTTTCGTATCATTTCATAAATCCAACAAGAGTCCTTTTAAAAGCATGTAATTAAGTTTTGTtcctatttaaagaaaataaaatattattcagcTTTATGAGCATGTCACAGTGCTTCTATAGGATTTTTCAAGTttgaattttctaaaataatttgaGATGGTAAGCGATTAGAGCTAAGTATAATCAAAGAGACTGATTCAGGAGAATAAACCAAAGAGACTCATTCACGTCTTTACTTCTTTCTTTATAAACTCCAAACATCCAGTCACATCAGTGAGCTCAGACTACGAACGAATCAACCAAGATGTCCCCACTCACACGTTAATAAAGGACA
Protein-coding regions in this window:
- the LOC130504396 gene encoding co-chaperone protein p23-1-like — translated: MSHHPEVKWAEREDKVYLTVLLPDAKDANVKLDPEGVFDFSAKAGPENQLYELKLELNDKVNVEESKINIGLRSIFCIVEKAEPKWWSKLLRGGKPPHYVKVDWDKWVDEDEDPATGPGDMDMGGMGGMGGMDFSNFGGMGGMGGMGGMGGLEGLGGMAGLEGLGGMGGMGGLGGMGGMEEFEDSDDEGEEVKSGEKKEEAQAPASEETKTEEQTTVKSDK